One segment of Poecile atricapillus isolate bPoeAtr1 chromosome 5, bPoeAtr1.hap1, whole genome shotgun sequence DNA contains the following:
- the RBM45 gene encoding RNA-binding protein 45, whose protein sequence is MEESSGIRLSAECLDEPPNSRVFVVLGKDTGEALIRERFSPFGDIQNIWLLRDRRTNESRGIAFIKFARSSQACRAMEEMHGRSLLPDSKPIKVFIAQSRASGSHRDVEDEELTRIFVMIPKTYTEEDLREKFKMYGDIEYCSIIKNKTTGESKGLGYVRYLKPSQAARAIEECDRSYRAILAEPKNKSSESFEHDYYSNSMRPELRGNTLPFCMQPEFCSFEKADTRIQEPVSKRLSVVSRLPFIQEQLFALFDLVPGLEYCDVQRDPHTNSGYAVIQYSTAASAIYAKYKLHGFEYPPGNRLTVIFLEDGNDSSDLIRKMAAQLVTAQVSSVLRSNSAMVQQYRSPPQAFGGTSGPQLLQPQTDAILPPPKKKVPPDTSVKERLFILFHPHPLPVNVLEDVFCRFGQLISVYLVAGKNVGYAKFADRASASEAITALHGKIVNGVRLKVRLADSPSEEPNKRQRTY, encoded by the exons ATGGAGGAGAGCAGCGGCATCCGCCTCTCGGCCGAGTGCCTGGACGAGCCGCCCAACAGCCGCGTCTTCGTGGTGCTGGGCAAGGACACGGGCGAGGCGCTGATCCGGGAGCGCTTCTCGCCCTTCGGGGACATCCAGAACATCTGGCTGCTGCGGGACAGGCGCACCAACGAGTCCCGCGGCATCGCCTTCATCAAGTTCGCCCGCAGCTCGCAGGCCTGCCGGGCCATGGAGGAGATGCACGGCCGCAGCCTGCTCCCCGACAGCAAGCCCATCAAG GTGTTTATTGCGCAGTCAAGAGCTTCTGGAAGCCACCGAGATGTTGAAGATGAGGAGCTTACACGAATCTTTGTTATGATACCAAAAACCTACACGGAGGAAGATCTGCGAGAGAAGTTTAAG ATGTATGGAGACATTGAATATTGCAGcattattaaaaacaagacTACTGGAGAAAGTAAAGGTTTGGGCTATGTCAGGTACCTGAAGCCGTCGCAAGCTGCCCGAGCAATTGAAGAGTGTGATCGAA GCTACAGGGCCATTTTGGCTGAACCTAAAAATAAGTCATCTGAGTCTTTTGAACATGATTATTACAGTAATAGCATGAGGCCTGAACTAAGAGGAAATACGCTTCCGTTTT GTATGCAGCCAGAATTTTGTAGCTTTGAAAAAGCTGACACCCGAATTCAAGAACCAGTCTCCAAACGCCTGTCAGTGGTATCCCGGCTCCCCTTTATTCAAGAACAGCTGTTCGCCCTCTTTGATTTAGTTCCAGGTCTGGAATATTGTGATGTTCAGAGAGACCCTCATACCAATAGCG GGTACGCTGTGATTCAGTACAGCACTGCTGCCTCAGCTATATATGCCAAATACAAACTGCATGGGTTTGAGTATCCTCCTGGAAATCGACTAACTGTCATTTTCCTAGAAGATGGGAATGATAGCTCAGA CCTTATCAGGAAAATGGCAGCACAGCTGGTGACAGCCCAGGTGTCGTCAGTGTTGCGCAGTAACAGTGCGATGGTTCAGCAGTACAGGTCGCCTCCT CAAGCATTTGGAGGAACTTCGGGGCCACaactgctgcagccccaaacaGATGCCATACTTccaccacccaaaaaaaaagttccaccTGACACTTCTGTGAAGGAAAGGCTTTTCATACTTTTTCATCCCCATCCTTTACCTGTAAATGTACTGGAGGATGTGTTCTG tCGTTTTGGACAATTGATAAGTGTTTATCTTGTGGCTGGAAAAAATGTGGGCTATGCCAAATTTGCAGACAGAGCAAGTGCCAGCGAGGCCATAACTGCATTACATGGCAAGATTGTGAATGGTGTGAGGCTGAAGGTGAGGTTGGCAGACTCGCCCTCGGAGGAGCCCAACAAGCGCCAGAGAACTTACTGA